A region from the Candidatus Hydrogenedentota bacterium genome encodes:
- a CDS encoding right-handed parallel beta-helix repeat-containing protein: MRLRYVGMLIVAITAALWPAWAQEGAVTLYVAANGNDQWSGTLAVPNTGRYDGPFATITAARNAIRGMKKDGVLPGPVTVLVREGEYRITEPIVFTPEDSGTRATPIVYAAYPGEKPVLSGGSPIAGWKQDGNLWTVQLPEVAEGKWYFSALWADGDYRWRARTPNDGFLRTAGKATAPEGATEDEKKDLAKRAFVFNEGDIQHWENLDDVNLIAYLSWDVAQNRIASIDDANRVVTFKQAANWPYENWGAKQRYIVENIREGLDAPGEWYLDRKSGVLSYMPKEGESIEKTTLTAPRATNLVKFDGKAAEGKYVEFVTLSGIAFNHTEYTIPAEGLPDYQAAFPVSGAIDAFGARYCTIENCEVAHIANYAIWLHAGCQNNLVQRNHLHDLGAGGVRIGEGGSPASEAEAASHNVVDNNWIHDGGKIHPAAVGVWIGRSSYNRVSHNEISDLYYTGVSLGWSWGYDASSANHNIIEYNHIHNLGKYVLSDMGGIYSLGISPGSIERGNHIHHVYSYSYGGWGLYTDEGSSDMLLEGNLVHDTKSGGFHQHYGKENRVRNNIFAFATEEEIIRTREEEHLSFFFERNIVLIDNGRLLGSNWTNNNYRNDYNCYWDMSNPELKFKDKSLAEWQALGQDTHSVIADPLFENAWARDFRLRSDSPAIKQLGFVPIDATQAGLYGDPAWVDGPKQITRAPYGPPAE; encoded by the coding sequence ATGAGACTTCGATACGTGGGTATGCTTATCGTCGCAATCACGGCGGCGTTGTGGCCGGCGTGGGCGCAGGAGGGCGCTGTCACGCTGTATGTTGCCGCAAACGGCAACGATCAATGGTCGGGAACGCTGGCGGTACCGAATACGGGACGCTACGACGGACCGTTTGCGACTATCACCGCCGCGCGCAACGCGATTCGCGGCATGAAGAAAGACGGCGTACTGCCGGGACCGGTCACCGTGCTCGTGCGCGAAGGCGAATACCGCATCACGGAGCCTATTGTATTCACGCCCGAGGATTCGGGGACGCGCGCCACGCCGATCGTGTACGCGGCGTATCCCGGCGAGAAACCCGTGCTCAGCGGGGGCTCGCCCATCGCCGGATGGAAGCAGGATGGCAATCTCTGGACGGTCCAGTTGCCGGAAGTCGCCGAGGGCAAATGGTATTTCAGCGCGTTGTGGGCGGATGGCGACTACCGCTGGCGCGCGCGCACTCCTAACGACGGATTCCTCCGCACGGCCGGCAAGGCGACGGCGCCCGAAGGAGCAACGGAAGACGAGAAGAAAGACCTCGCCAAGCGCGCGTTTGTGTTCAACGAGGGAGACATCCAGCATTGGGAAAACCTCGACGATGTGAATCTTATCGCGTACCTCTCGTGGGACGTTGCCCAGAATCGCATCGCGTCGATCGATGACGCCAATCGTGTCGTCACGTTCAAGCAAGCCGCCAACTGGCCGTACGAGAATTGGGGCGCCAAGCAGCGGTACATCGTTGAGAACATTCGCGAGGGACTCGACGCGCCCGGCGAATGGTATCTGGACCGCAAGAGCGGCGTTCTCTCGTATATGCCCAAAGAAGGCGAATCGATCGAGAAGACCACTCTCACGGCGCCTCGCGCCACGAACCTCGTGAAGTTCGACGGCAAGGCAGCGGAAGGCAAGTACGTCGAGTTTGTCACCTTGAGCGGAATCGCGTTCAACCACACGGAGTACACAATACCGGCAGAAGGATTGCCCGACTATCAGGCGGCCTTCCCTGTGTCCGGAGCGATTGATGCCTTCGGCGCGCGCTACTGCACCATCGAGAATTGCGAAGTCGCGCACATCGCCAACTACGCCATCTGGCTCCATGCCGGCTGCCAGAACAATCTCGTCCAGCGGAACCACCTGCACGACCTCGGCGCGGGCGGCGTGCGAATTGGCGAAGGCGGCAGCCCCGCTTCGGAAGCAGAGGCGGCGTCACACAACGTCGTCGACAACAATTGGATTCACGATGGCGGCAAGATCCATCCCGCCGCGGTCGGCGTGTGGATTGGCCGCAGTTCATACAATCGCGTATCGCACAACGAAATCAGCGACCTCTATTACACGGGCGTGTCGTTGGGCTGGTCGTGGGGCTACGATGCGAGTTCTGCCAACCACAACATCATCGAGTACAACCACATTCACAACCTGGGCAAGTACGTGCTGAGCGACATGGGCGGCATCTACTCGCTCGGTATCTCGCCCGGATCGATCGAGCGCGGCAACCACATCCACCACGTGTATTCGTATTCATACGGCGGATGGGGACTGTACACGGACGAGGGCAGTTCCGACATGCTGCTGGAAGGAAACCTCGTGCACGACACGAAGTCCGGCGGATTCCATCAGCACTATGGCAAGGAAAACCGGGTGCGCAACAACATCTTCGCGTTTGCAACCGAGGAAGAGATTATCCGGACACGCGAAGAGGAGCACCTTTCGTTTTTCTTTGAGCGGAACATCGTCCTCATCGACAACGGGAGGTTGCTGGGCAGCAACTGGACCAACAACAACTACCGCAACGACTACAACTGCTATTGGGACATGTCCAATCCGGAGTTGAAGTTCAAAGACAAATCCTTGGCCGAATGGCAAGCGTTGGGACAAGACACGCACTCCGTCATTGCAGACCCGCTGTTTGAGAATGCGTGGGCGCGCGACTTCCGGTTGCGGTCGGATTCCCCGGCTATCAAGCAGCTCGGATTTGTACCTATCGATGCAACGCAGGCAGGTCTCTACGGCGATCCCGCGTGGGTCGATGGCCCCAAACAAATCACTCGCGCACCGTACGGTCCGCCGGCGGAGTAA